The genomic interval GCTCGGCAGCGCTCGCGCCATCGTCACCGATTTGCCCGGCACCACGCGCGACACCATTGAGGAGCAGCTTGATCTTGACGGGCTGCTGGTGCGCCTGATCGATACGGCCGGCCTTCGCGAGAGTGCCGATCTGGTTGAGCAGGAAGGGGTGCGGCGCAGTCGCGAAAAAATCGCCGAGGCTGATCTGGTGCTGCTGGTGGTGGACGGCCATTGCGGAGTCAGGCCCGAGGATCTCGCCATCCTCGACGACTGTGGCGACAAGAGCGTGCTGCTGGTGGTCAACAAGTGCGACCTCGGTAATTGCGAGCTTCCGATCAGCCTCGCGCACCTGCCGCGGGTCGAGATCTCCGCCAGTACCGGTGAGGGCTTGGGATCGCTGCGGCGGGCCATTCGGGAGATGTTTGTCGATCCGGATCCGGATCCGGTCCGTGAAACCCTCATGGTCACCGAGGTTCGCCACCAGGATTGTTTCAGTCGCTGCTCCCAGGTCCTGGCGCGCGCACAGGCCGCTTTGGAGCGTCGGGAATCCCTGGAATTTCTGGCGCTCGAACTGCGGCTGGCTCTTGAGGTGCTTGGCGAGGTGACGGGCGAAACCGCGCCCGAGGACATCATCAACCGCATCTTTTCGCGGTTCTGCATTGGCAAGTAACACGGATGTTTCACGTGAAACAAAAGACTTAACCCTTGATATCCGCGAGGGAAAACCGGGTATGACGGCTCAAGTGAACAAAACCTATGACGTCATCGTCGTCGGCGCCGGACATGCCGGCTGCGAGGCGGCTCTGGCGGCGGCGCGCATGGGTTGCGCCACTCTGCTGCTGACCATGAACCTCGATACCGTGGGTCTGATGTCGTGCAACCCCGCCATCGGCGGTCTGGCCAAGGGGCATCTGGTCAAGGAGATCGACGCCCTGGGTGGAGAGATGGCGCGCAACATCGATGCCACCGGCATTCAGTTTCGCACCCTCAACACCAAGAAAGGCCCGGCGGTGCGCGCCAGCCGCGCCCAGGCCGATCGCCAGCTCTATCGCCAGCGGCTCAAGCTGCTCATCGAAGATCAGGCCCGTCTCGATCTCAAGCAGGGCACCGTGCAGACCCTGCTTCTTGAGGGCTCCAGGGTGCGGGGGGTGCTCACCCGCGAGGGTCTGACTTTTCTGGGACACACCCTGGTGCTGACCACCGGCACGTTTCTCAAGGGCCTGGTGCATGTGGGTCTTTCCAGCTTCCCCTCGGGTCGCGCCGGAGAGCCGCCCGCGGAAGGAATCAGCGATCAGCTGCGCGCCCTCGGCTTGCGCGTCGGGCGCCTCAAGACCGGCACGCCGTCGCGCCTGGATGCCCATACCATCGATTTTTCCCGCCTGGAGGAGCAACCGGGCGACACGCCGCCTCGCCCGTTCTCCTTTCTGACCCAGGCCATCACCACCCCGCAGGTGCCCTGCCACATCACCTACACCAACGAACGCACCCATGAGGTGATCCGCTCGGGGTTGCACCGCTCGCCCCTCTATACGGGGAAAATTTCAGGAGTCGGTGCGCGCTACTGCCCGTCCGTCGAAGACAAGGTCATGCGCTTTCCGGAGAAGGACCGCCATCAGGTGTTTCTTGAGCCCGAAGGCCTGCAGACCCGCGAAATCTATCCCAACGGCGTGTCGAGTTCCCTGCCGCCCGATGTCCAGTTGGCTTTTCTGCGCACCATCGCGGGCTTGGAGCGGGTCGAGATCATGCGCCCCGGCTACGCCATCGAATACGATTACTTTCCCCCGACGCAGCTGCGCCCGACCCTGGAAACCCGCGATATCGCGGGCCTCTACCACGCCGGGCAGATCAACGGCACCTCGGGCTACGAGGAGGCCGCCGCCCAGGGCCTGGTGGCCGGCATCAACGCCGCGCTGGCCTGCCAGGGGCGCGAGCCCCTGGTGCTGACCCGGGACAATTCCTACATCGGCGTGCTCATCGACGATCTGGTCACCCTCGGCACCGAGGAGCCCTACCGCATGTTCACCTCGCGTTCCGAATACCGCCTGCTGCTGCGCGAGGACAACGCCGATCTGCGTTTGACTCCCTTGGGGCGCGCGGTTGGTCTGGTGGACGAGGAGCGCTGGCGCAGATTTAATCTCAAGCAGGAGCAGATCGCCGCCGGGCGCGATTTGCTGCGTCAGGGGCGACTGCTGCCCGGCGATACCCAGGCGGTGGAGGAGTTGGGCCTGCACGGGCTCTCGGAGGCGCGCAGCTGGGAAGATCTGCTGAGGCGTCCGGAAATCGGCATGGCGGATCTGGCGCGCTCCTCGACGGAGCTGCGCGCCCTGGATCCGGCCGTGGCCGAGCAGATCGAAATCCAGGTGAAATACGCCGGCTATATCGCGCGTCAGCAGGAGATGGTGGAGCGTTTCCGCCGCACCGAGGAGGTTAAAATCCCCGAGGATCTCGATTATGCCGCCATTGCCGGGCTCACCGCGGAGGTTCGAGAAAAGCTTCAGCGGGTGCGCCCCCGCACCCTGGGGCAGGCGGCGCGCATCTCGGGGGTGACCCCTGCCGCCGTGGCGATTCTCTCCGTCGCGGTGCGGAGGCGCTGAGATGGACGAGCTCGGCCGGCTACGGCGCTGCCTGAAGGATCTCGGGCTGGAGGTGTCGCCCGACGCAGAGGCGCAACTGCTCGCCTTTCAACGGGAACTGCTCGCCTGGAACCGCAAATTCAACCTCACCGCGATCCGCGATCCGCTGGAGAGCGTGGAAAAACATCTCGCGGACTCCCTCACGCCTCTGCCTCTGCTGCGCTCCGCCAAACGGCTGCTCGATCTCGGCTCGGGCGCCGGCTTGCCGGCCCTGCCGCTGAAAATCGCCCGGCCCGAGCTGTCGGTGGTGTCCCTGGATTCCCAGGAAAAGAAGATCCTCTTTCAGCGTCATGTGGCGCGCAAGCTCGGTCTGCGTGATTTTCACGCGGTCTGCGCGCGCATCGAGGATTTTGCCGCGGATTCCGCTCAGCGGGGTGCTTATTCCCTGGTGATCGCCCGCGCCCTGGCCTCCCTGGAGCAACTGCTGGCCTGGGCCGCGCCCTTTCTGGCCGAGGATGGCCGCTTTATCGCCATGAAGGCCCAGGAAGAGGACGGCGATGCCGCCCTGCTCGCGCCGCGCTTCGGTTTTCGCCTGGTGGGCGAGGAAGAACTGCGTCTGCCGGTCAGTGGCGCGCGCCGCCGTCTTCAGGTCTTTGCCCCGGCCCCCTGAAGAGAGGGACAGGGGCGGGATTTTCTGTTTCCCGCGACCTTGGTGGCTGTGCTAGAATCTGCCTTTCGATTTTTCCGCGAGGAGTCTCCATCGACATGGCCAAGATCATCGCAATCGCCAACCAGAAAGGAGGCGTGGGCAAGACCACCACGGCGGTCAACCTCGCCGCCTCCCTCGCGGCGGCGGAAAAGCGCACGCTGCTGGTGGACATGGACCCGCAGGCCAATGCCTGCACGGGGCTGGGCATCGATAAAAGCAAGCTCAAGCACACCGTCTACCATGCCCTGCTCGGCGAGGCCGACGCCCGCTCGATTCTGGTTCCCACCGATCTTGAGCTGCTGCGCGTGTTGCCTTCCAACACCGATCTCATCGGCGCCGAGATCGAACTGGTCACCGCCCTGGCGCGGGAAGTCAAGCTCAAGAGCGCCCTGGATCCCCTGCGCAACGAATTCGACTTCATCGTCATCGACTGTCCGCCTTCCCTGGGGTTGCTCACGGTCAACGCCCTGACCGCCGCCGATTCGGTGCTGGTGCCCCTGCAATGTGAGTTCTACGCCATGGAGGGGCTCTCCCAGCTGATGACCACCATCCGCATCATCAAGACCCAACTCAATCCGCGCCTGGAGATTCACGGCATCCTGCTGACCATGTTCGACGGTCGCAACAATCTCTCGCATCAGGTGTCCGAGGAGATCCGCAACCATTTCGACGGCAAGGTTTTTCACACGGTGATTCCGCGCAACGTGCGTCTCTCCGAAGCGCCCAGCCACGGCGTGCCGGTGCTGCTCTACGACGTCAATTCCAAGGGCACGGTGGCCTATCTCGATCTGGCGCGCGAAATCATCGGCATGGGAGGCTGACATGGCCAAGCGACCCGCTCTGGGCCGGGGCATGGGCGCGCTGCTCGGCAGCGTCGCGGAGCCCGCCGAACGCAGCAAATATTTTCTCTGTCCCGTGGAGGAGTTGCGCCCCCACGCCGGACAGCCGCGCAAGAGCTTCGATGACGCCAAGATGGAGGAACTGGTCGCCTCCATCCGCGAGAAGGGCATCATCCAGCCCCTGGTGGTGCGCCGCGAGGGCGAGCACTATCAGATCATCGCCGGGGAGCGGCGCTGGCGCGCCGCGCGCAAGGCGGGCCTTGCCGAAGTGCCGGTGGTCATTCAGGACGTCTCCGAGGACTGGGCGCTGGAAATGGCGCTCATCGAGAACATTCAGCGCGAGGATCTCAATCCCCTCGAGGAGGCGGAAGCCTACCGCAACCTGGTGAGTAATTTCGATCTCACGCAGGAGGAGGTGGCGCGCCGCGTCGGCAAGGATCGCTCCTCGGTGGCCAACGCCCTGCGCCTGCTCAGGCTGCCGGAGACGGTGCGCGCGGATCTGCGCGACAACCGCCTGAGCATGGGCCATGCACGGGCCCTGCTTGGCCTCGACGGCGACGAGGACATTCTGGAGGCAAGCGGCGAAATCCAGCGCAAGCAGCTCTCGGTGCGCGAGGCCGAGGCCCTGGTCAAGCGCATCAAGAGCTTCGGCGGCCGCCGCCGCAAAAGCCCCGCCAAGACCGAGCCCGACGCGCGGCTGAGCGGGTTGGCCGCCGACCTCAAACAAGCCTTGGGCACCGAGGTGCGCATCGCGCCGCGCGGCAAAAAGGGCGGGCGCATCGAAATCGCCTACACCTCGGCGGCGGATTTGGAGCGCCTGCTCGGGCTGCTGGGAGGCCGCTGACACCACGCCAAACCCCTCGGGCAAGGAGCGCAAGGATCCCTATGTTCGGAAAAAAACCCGCCAAGGCGGCGATTCCCCTGGAAAAAAGCGACATCAAAGCCTTTCTCGGCCCCGGCAGTCAGTTCGAGGGCAACATGACCTTCACCGAGATCGTGCGCCTCGACGGGCTGTTTCGCGGCGAGATCCACAGCCAGGATACCCTGATCGTCGGTCAGAGCGGGGAACTGCAGGCGGAAATCAAGGTCGGCACCCTGATCCTGAGCGGCAAGCTCAAGGGCAACGTGACGGCGGACATCCGAGTCGAGCTGCGCGCGCCGGCGGAAGTCGAGGGCAATATCGCCACGCCGGTGCTGACGGTGGAAGAAGGGGTGGTGTTCAACGGCAGCCTGCGGATGCGTGGGGCGGCTCCCGAATTGCCGGGAAAAGGCGGCGCGGACGGGGCGAGAAAGGGCGAAAAGTAAGACGTTGACTTCGCCTTGGCCCCTGTGGTATTGACTTGCATCCGGCCGCTCGTAGGCCGCGAAAACCTTTAATCCAAGGCATTTTCCATGATCCATGCATCGGTGCGAGCTAGCAGCGCGGCCGCCGCGGCGACCGCAGCCCATTTTCAGGCAGATCGCTGTCGCATGGCGTAGTGTTGCGTTTCGCACGTGAAAACCCCAAAAGCCATGGGCAGCCGCTCGTGGCTTTTTTGCATTCAAAGGACTTGGCAGCCAGAGCCGATTCTGGCCAGAACACGGAGATTTGTCATGCGTAACAACATCGTGCACATCGGTGCGGGCGAACTGACCTACGAAATCCGGGCGATCGTCTCCATCGCCGAGAAGCTCAACAAACTCGGCATCAAGACCAACATGGAAAACATCGGCGATCCCATCGCCAAGGGTGAGAAAATCCCGGTCTGGATGAAAAAAATCGTCGCCGATCTGGCCATGAAGGATTGCTCCTACGGCTACTGCGCCACCAAGGGTTTGCTGGAAACCCGCGAATTTATTGCCAATATGACCAACTCGCGGGGCAAGACCCAGATCACCGCCGAGGACATCATCTTCTTCAACGGCCTGGGCGACGCCATCCAGAAAGTGTACGGTTTTCTGCGCCGCGAGGCGCGCGTCATCGGCCCCTCACCCACCTACTCCACCCATTCCTCGGGCGAGGCGGCCCATGCCGGGCAGCGTCCCGTCACCTATCGCCTCGATCCGGACAACAACTGGTACCCCGATCTCGATGATCTGCGCCTCTCGGTCAAGTACAATCCGGCCATCAGCGGCATTCTCATCATCAATCCCGACAACCCCACCGGCGCGGTCTATCCCGAGCGCATCCTGCGCGAGATCGTGGCCATCGCCAAGGAATACGACCTGTTCATCATCTGCGACGAGATCTACCACAACCTGGTGTACAACGGCGAATCGACCAAGCCCATCTCCGATCTCATCGGCGAGGTGCCGGCCATCGCCATGAAGGGCATCAGCAAGGAGCTGCCCTGGCCCGGGGCGCGCTGCGGGTGGATCGAGGTGTACAACGCCGAGCGCGACCCGATGTTCAAGCGCTATATCCAGAGCATCCTCGATTCCAAGATGGTCGAGGTCTGCTCCACGACCCTGCCGCAGAAGGCGATTCCGCCGATCCTCAGCCATCCCGAGTACCCTAAGTTCCTGGAGGAGCGCAAGGCGCGCTACGAGCACCATTCCAACATCGCCTACGAGATTCTCAAGGAAGTGCCGGGCATCAAGGTCAATCGCACCAACGGCGCCTTCTACATGAGCGTGGCCTTCAAGCCCGACCAGCTGACCGACCGCCAGACCCTGCCCATCGCCAATCCCGAGGTGAAGGATCTGGTCGAAGGGCTGGTCAATCAGCCGGGGGTGTCCCTCGACAAGCGCTTCGTCTATTACCTGCTCGCCTCGACGGGCATCTGCGTGGTGCCCCTCTCCTCCTTCTGCACGCCGGAGATGGGCTTTCGCATCACCCTGCTGGAGCTCGACGAGAAGGAATTCACCAAGATTTTCAAGACCATCGCGGAGAAGATCACGGAGTATCTCAATTCCTGAGTCAACCCTGAACCCCGTGCCTCTTGCCCTTTGCCGCGCCGGTGATAAGGTTTGCCCATGACGACCTTGGCTAAGGAAGGACTGGAGGCGCAAATCCACGATGAGCGCGATCTGATCGCCTATCTGGCGTCGGGCGCCCGTGCCCCCGAGCACTGGGGAATCGGCGCCGAGGCGGAAAAGCTGGTCATCGACGCCGAAACCGGCGAGGCGGCGCCCTTTGATCGCATCGAGGAGTTGCTGCTGCGCGTCGAAGGCCAGGGCGGCTGGCGCGGCATCCGCGAGGAGGGCCGCCTCATCGCCCTGCAGGGCCCGCGTTCTTCCATCACCCTGGAACCGGGCGGCCAACTCGAGCTCTCCGGCGAGCTCTGCCCGCACCTGCATTGCTGTCACGGCGATTTGACGCGTCATCTGCGGGCGGTGACGGGCGAGGCGGCGGCGCTCGGCCTGGCGTTTCTCGGCCTGGGCGTGCAACCCTTCACGCCCTTGAGCGAAATCGCCTGGGTACCCAAGGCGCGCTACGGCATCATGGGTCCCTACATGCTGCGCACGGGCGATCTCGGGCAGGCGATGATGAAGCAGACCGCCGGCCTTCAGGTCAACGTGGATTTCAGCGATGAAGCCGATTGGCTGGCCAAGCTGCGGACCAGCCTGCTCCTGGCGCCGGTGCTCTACGCCCTGTTCGCCAATTCGCCGCTGCTGGAGGGTCGCCCCAGCGGCTTTCTCTCGACGCGCGGCGAAATCTGGTCACGCACCGACCGCGCGCGCACCGGGCTGCTGCCGGCGCTGTTTGCCGAGGGCGCGGGCTATGCCGGCTACGTCGACTATGCCCTCGATGTACCCATGTATTTCATTCGCCGCGAGGGGCGCTACCTCGACCTGACGGCCAGCCCCCTGCCCTTTCGCCGCTACCTGCGCGAGGGCTGGCGGGGTTGGCGGGCAACCCTCGGCGATTGGGATCTGCACCTCTCGACCATTTTCACCGAGGTGCGCCTGCGGCCGCAGATCGAGTTGCGCTCGGCGGACAGTTTGCCGCCGCGCCACACCCTGGCCGTGGCGGCGCTGATCAAGGGGCTGCTCTACGATCAGACGAGCCTGGAAGCCGCCGGCGCCCTGCTCCATCGCGAAGTCTATCCGCAGCTCGCGCGGATTTTCGCCGATTCCTGGCGCCTCGGGCTGCAAACTCCGACGGCAGAACGCAGTCTGCGCGAGCTCAGCTTCGATCTGCTCGTGCTCGCGCGCGAGGGGCTTGGCCGTCGGCGCGTGGCCGATCACCGCGGACTGGATGAAACCCTCTATCTGGAGGGGTTGGACGAGCTGGTCGCCAGCGGCGAGACCCTGGCGCAGCGGCTTTTGGCGCGCTGGCGGGGGTCGCGTCGGGAGAAAGTCCGGCTGTTGCTGGAGCATTGCGGGTTTGGCGATGGCACGGAAAAGCGTTTTTCGGCCTGACTGCGCATATGCACAGATGGGGCGGCGCTTTTGCGGCGTGATTTTTACGGGATAAACGGTGGCGGCGCAGGAAGAATGTCTGTATTGTCCAACCATCGACGGCTTGTTGTGGCAGGCGAGCCGGCGAGAAAAAACTCCCTCTTTCGTTGTACACTCCCTCTGGCAAAAAACTCAGGGCCGGTGACCGGGACTTACCTCCTCCCGCACCGGCCCTGAGCCATTTTTGCCCTCCGCGCCCAATCCGTCAATCCGCCGTGGCAAAGGATTTGAGAAAGCTCTGATAGTCGGCGGAGAGCTTGTGGATCTCGGCGCCGCGAATCAGCTGCGCGAGATAGGCGCGGCTGGGCTTGAGGCCGCTCTTGAACTTGGCGGCGCGATACACCACGCACTCCAGCTCCCCCTTGCAGGTTTGCACCTTCATCACCTGCCGCCGGTAATGCCCCTTGTCCACCCCTTCGTACACCTCGAGATTGGCCAGGCTTGTTTCGGGGACCTCGTAGATCACCCCCTCGACCTGGCTGCCGCGGTGATCCTGGACATCGGCGCGGCCCGTGCCGTCCTCGCCGGGTTTGTGAAAGACCAGCCGCAGGTCGCGGATCTTGCCGGTGCAGACGCGCGAGAAGCTCACACCGCGCTGGGACAGGTTGTCGGGGTCGAGATTGTGGCCGTAGGCAAAGTACAGCATGGGTAGGCTCCTTCCCAGAGAGGATGAAAGACGCACACCCGCCTAGTTTACCAACACCCGCCGCAATGTCAGCCGTCGTCCTTGAAAAGCGCGGGGCCGCCTGTTTGAATAAGAAAAAAACGGCATTCAAGGAGTGATCATGACCAAGGAACCCCTCGATGCGAACCTGGCCCGCCACACCATCGACTGCCTGCGCTTTCTCGCCGCCGACGCGGTGGAACAGGCGCGCTCGGGCCATCCCGGCACGCCCATGGAGGCCGCGCCCCTCGCCTACCTGCTCTACCGCCGTCATCTGCGCCACAATCCCGCCGATCCCGCCTGGCCGGGCCGCGATCGCTTCGTGCTGTCCTGCGGGCACGCCTCCATGCTGCTCTATGGGGTGCTGCACCTGAGCGGCTACGGACTGAGCCTGGCGGATCTGAAAAACTTCCGGCAACTCGGCAGCCCCACGGCGGGACATCCCGAATACGGCCATGCCCCGGGGGTGGAAACCACCACCGGACCCCTGGGCCAGGGCCTGGCGGTGAGCGTCGGCATGGCGATGGGCGCGCGCTTTCTCGCCGAGCGGGCAAGCGCCGACCTGTTCAATTACCGCATCTACTGCCTGTGCTCCGACGGCGATCTCATGGAGGGGGTGGCCGCTGAAGCCGCGTCCTTGGCCGGCCATCTGGGGCTGGGCAATCTCATCGTCATCTATCTCGACAATCGCATCACCATCGAGGGCGAGACGGATCTGGCCTTCAGCGAGTCGGTGGCGACGCGCTTTCTGGCCTACGACTGGCAGGTGCGACAGGTGGAAGGGGAAAATCTGGCGGAAATCGAAGCCGCCCTCAACGCCGCCAAGGCCGATCCGCGCCCTTCCCTGCTCATCGCGCGCACCCACATCGCGCCCGGCGCCCCCACCAAGCAGGACAGCGCCGAAGCGCACGGTGCGCCCCTGGGCGCCGCGGAGCTGGCGGCGACCAAGCGCGCCTACGGCTGGGATGCGGAGGCGATGTTTCACGTGCCCGAGGCGGTGCGCGCCCACATGGCGGCGTGTCGCGAGCGCGGCGCCCGTTTGCAGCGCGAATGGGAAGAGCGTCTGGCGCGGGCGCAGGAGCGGCCCTCGGCGGGGCTGATCGCCTGGCTGGGAAGCCGCGATGGGCGACTGCCCGAGGGTTGGGCGCAAAATCTGCCGCAGTTTCTTGCGGGCGACGGGCCACAGGCGACGCGCCAGGCAAGCGGCATCGTGCTCAATGCCCTGGCGGCGCGCCTGCCGTTGCTGCTCGGCGGCTCGGCGGATCTGGGGCCGTCGAACAACACCCATCTCCAGGGCGAAGCCTCCTATAGCCGCGCCCTGAGCGGCCGCAATCTGCATTTCGGGGTGCGCGAGCATGCCATGGGCGCCATCCTCAACGGCCTGTGCCATACCTCGGGTCTGATCCCCTTTGGCGGCACCTTCCTGATTTTTTCCGACTACATGCGCCCGCCCATGCGCCTGGCGGCGCTGATGGGTCTGGCACCCATCTACGTCTTCACCCATGATTCCATCGCGCTCGGCGAGGACGGCCCCACCCATCAACCCGTGGAACAACTCGCCGGGCTGCGCGCGGTGCCCAACCTGCGCGTCATCCGGCCCTGCGATGCCAACGAAACGGCGCATGCCTGGCGTCTCGCCGTGGAGTATCGCCGCGGTCCCACCGCTTTGATCCTCAGCCGCCAGGCCCTGCCGGTGCTCGACCCCGGGCAGCATGCCCCGGCGGACGGGCTGCGGCGCGGCGGCTATGTGCTGGCCGAGGCCGAGGGGCCTTTGCGCGCCCTGCTCATCGCCACCGGCGCTGAAGTGCATCTGGCCCTGGCGGCGCGCGCCCTGCTGCACCAGGAGGGCATCGGCACGCGCGTGGTGAGCCTGCCCTGCTGGGAGCTCTTCGCCGAGCAGGACGTCGCCTATCGCGATGCGGTGCTGCCGCCTGCCTGCGCGACGCGGGTGGCGGTGGAAGCGGCCTCGCCCTTTGGCTGGGAACGCTGGGTGGGCGAGCGCGGCGCCATCCTCGCCATGCATGGCTACGGCGCCAGCGCCCCGGGCGGCGTGCTGCTCAAGCACTTCGGCTTTAGCGCCGAGGCGGTGGTGCGCAGGGTAAAGGAAATGCTGATCTAGGGGGTCAATCAGGCGGGCCGGCCGCGACCAACGCCTTTAATTCCCCGAGCAGGCCTGCGACGAAATCGTAACCCTTCTGCCAGAAATCCGGGTCGGTCAGATCGATGCCCAGGGGCGCCAGCAATTCCTGGGGCTTGCGGCTGCCGCCCTTGCGCAGCAGATCGAGATACTTGGGCACGAAAGCGGCGCCCTCCTCGCGGTATTTCTGGTAGAGGGCCAGAACCAGCAACTCGCCGAAAACATAGCTGAAGCAGTAAAAGCGCGCGTGGATGAAGTGGCTGATGTAGCTCCAGCCCCAGCGGTAGGGTTCGATCATGACGACCGCGTCGCCGAACAGTTTGGCGTTTTCCTGCCACCAGAGATCGCAGTAATCCTCGGGGGAGAGCAGGCCCTCGGCCCGCTTGCGGTGGGCGGCGATTTCGAAGCGGGTCAGCACCGTCTGGCGAAAGGTGGTGGCGATGATGTCCTCGATCTTGGCGCACAGCAGGGCGATTTTCACGCGGGGATCGCGTTCGCGATCGAGCAGGTGACGGGTGAGCAGCATCTCGCCGAACACGCTGGCGGTTTCGGCGAAGGGCAGCGACGCCTGGTAATGAAACAGATTTTGCCCCTGCGAGAGGGCGAAATGCACGCCGTGGCCGAGCTCGTGGGCCAGGGTGGCGACATCGCGCAGGGTGCCGGTGTA from Geoalkalibacter sp. carries:
- the tkt gene encoding transketolase → MTKEPLDANLARHTIDCLRFLAADAVEQARSGHPGTPMEAAPLAYLLYRRHLRHNPADPAWPGRDRFVLSCGHASMLLYGVLHLSGYGLSLADLKNFRQLGSPTAGHPEYGHAPGVETTTGPLGQGLAVSVGMAMGARFLAERASADLFNYRIYCLCSDGDLMEGVAAEAASLAGHLGLGNLIVIYLDNRITIEGETDLAFSESVATRFLAYDWQVRQVEGENLAEIEAALNAAKADPRPSLLIARTHIAPGAPTKQDSAEAHGAPLGAAELAATKRAYGWDAEAMFHVPEAVRAHMAACRERGARLQREWEERLARAQERPSAGLIAWLGSRDGRLPEGWAQNLPQFLAGDGPQATRQASGIVLNALAARLPLLLGGSADLGPSNNTHLQGEASYSRALSGRNLHFGVREHAMGAILNGLCHTSGLIPFGGTFLIFSDYMRPPMRLAALMGLAPIYVFTHDSIALGEDGPTHQPVEQLAGLRAVPNLRVIRPCDANETAHAWRLAVEYRRGPTALILSRQALPVLDPGQHAPADGLRRGGYVLAEAEGPLRALLIATGAEVHLALAARALLHQEGIGTRVVSLPCWELFAEQDVAYRDAVLPPACATRVAVEAASPFGWERWVGERGAILAMHGYGASAPGGVLLKHFGFSAEAVVRRVKEMLI
- a CDS encoding ParB/RepB/Spo0J family partition protein, giving the protein MAKRPALGRGMGALLGSVAEPAERSKYFLCPVEELRPHAGQPRKSFDDAKMEELVASIREKGIIQPLVVRREGEHYQIIAGERRWRAARKAGLAEVPVVIQDVSEDWALEMALIENIQREDLNPLEEAEAYRNLVSNFDLTQEEVARRVGKDRSSVANALRLLRLPETVRADLRDNRLSMGHARALLGLDGDEDILEASGEIQRKQLSVREAEALVKRIKSFGGRRRKSPAKTEPDARLSGLAADLKQALGTEVRIAPRGKKGGRIEIAYTSAADLERLLGLLGGR
- the mnmG gene encoding tRNA uridine-5-carboxymethylaminomethyl(34) synthesis enzyme MnmG — translated: MTAQVNKTYDVIVVGAGHAGCEAALAAARMGCATLLLTMNLDTVGLMSCNPAIGGLAKGHLVKEIDALGGEMARNIDATGIQFRTLNTKKGPAVRASRAQADRQLYRQRLKLLIEDQARLDLKQGTVQTLLLEGSRVRGVLTREGLTFLGHTLVLTTGTFLKGLVHVGLSSFPSGRAGEPPAEGISDQLRALGLRVGRLKTGTPSRLDAHTIDFSRLEEQPGDTPPRPFSFLTQAITTPQVPCHITYTNERTHEVIRSGLHRSPLYTGKISGVGARYCPSVEDKVMRFPEKDRHQVFLEPEGLQTREIYPNGVSSSLPPDVQLAFLRTIAGLERVEIMRPGYAIEYDYFPPTQLRPTLETRDIAGLYHAGQINGTSGYEEAAAQGLVAGINAALACQGREPLVLTRDNSYIGVLIDDLVTLGTEEPYRMFTSRSEYRLLLREDNADLRLTPLGRAVGLVDEERWRRFNLKQEQIAAGRDLLRQGRLLPGDTQAVEELGLHGLSEARSWEDLLRRPEIGMADLARSSTELRALDPAVAEQIEIQVKYAGYIARQQEMVERFRRTEEVKIPEDLDYAAIAGLTAEVREKLQRVRPRTLGQAARISGVTPAAVAILSVAVRRR
- a CDS encoding pyridoxal phosphate-dependent aminotransferase, giving the protein MRNNIVHIGAGELTYEIRAIVSIAEKLNKLGIKTNMENIGDPIAKGEKIPVWMKKIVADLAMKDCSYGYCATKGLLETREFIANMTNSRGKTQITAEDIIFFNGLGDAIQKVYGFLRREARVIGPSPTYSTHSSGEAAHAGQRPVTYRLDPDNNWYPDLDDLRLSVKYNPAISGILIINPDNPTGAVYPERILREIVAIAKEYDLFIICDEIYHNLVYNGESTKPISDLIGEVPAIAMKGISKELPWPGARCGWIEVYNAERDPMFKRYIQSILDSKMVEVCSTTLPQKAIPPILSHPEYPKFLEERKARYEHHSNIAYEILKEVPGIKVNRTNGAFYMSVAFKPDQLTDRQTLPIANPEVKDLVEGLVNQPGVSLDKRFVYYLLASTGICVVPLSSFCTPEMGFRITLLELDEKEFTKIFKTIAEKITEYLNS
- a CDS encoding ParA family protein, with product MAKIIAIANQKGGVGKTTTAVNLAASLAAAEKRTLLVDMDPQANACTGLGIDKSKLKHTVYHALLGEADARSILVPTDLELLRVLPSNTDLIGAEIELVTALAREVKLKSALDPLRNEFDFIVIDCPPSLGLLTVNALTAADSVLVPLQCEFYAMEGLSQLMTTIRIIKTQLNPRLEIHGILLTMFDGRNNLSHQVSEEIRNHFDGKVFHTVIPRNVRLSEAPSHGVPVLLYDVNSKGTVAYLDLAREIIGMGG
- a CDS encoding bactofilin family protein; translated protein: MFGKKPAKAAIPLEKSDIKAFLGPGSQFEGNMTFTEIVRLDGLFRGEIHSQDTLIVGQSGELQAEIKVGTLILSGKLKGNVTADIRVELRAPAEVEGNIATPVLTVEEGVVFNGSLRMRGAAPELPGKGGADGARKGEK
- the rsmG gene encoding 16S rRNA (guanine(527)-N(7))-methyltransferase RsmG; the encoded protein is MDELGRLRRCLKDLGLEVSPDAEAQLLAFQRELLAWNRKFNLTAIRDPLESVEKHLADSLTPLPLLRSAKRLLDLGSGAGLPALPLKIARPELSVVSLDSQEKKILFQRHVARKLGLRDFHAVCARIEDFAADSAQRGAYSLVIARALASLEQLLAWAAPFLAEDGRFIAMKAQEEDGDAALLAPRFGFRLVGEEELRLPVSGARRRLQVFAPAP
- a CDS encoding gamma-glutamylcyclotransferase family protein, which encodes MLYFAYGHNLDPDNLSQRGVSFSRVCTGKIRDLRLVFHKPGEDGTGRADVQDHRGSQVEGVIYEVPETSLANLEVYEGVDKGHYRRQVMKVQTCKGELECVVYRAAKFKSGLKPSRAYLAQLIRGAEIHKLSADYQSFLKSFATAD
- a CDS encoding glutamate--cysteine ligase, coding for MTTLAKEGLEAQIHDERDLIAYLASGARAPEHWGIGAEAEKLVIDAETGEAAPFDRIEELLLRVEGQGGWRGIREEGRLIALQGPRSSITLEPGGQLELSGELCPHLHCCHGDLTRHLRAVTGEAAALGLAFLGLGVQPFTPLSEIAWVPKARYGIMGPYMLRTGDLGQAMMKQTAGLQVNVDFSDEADWLAKLRTSLLLAPVLYALFANSPLLEGRPSGFLSTRGEIWSRTDRARTGLLPALFAEGAGYAGYVDYALDVPMYFIRREGRYLDLTASPLPFRRYLREGWRGWRATLGDWDLHLSTIFTEVRLRPQIELRSADSLPPRHTLAVAALIKGLLYDQTSLEAAGALLHREVYPQLARIFADSWRLGLQTPTAERSLRELSFDLLVLAREGLGRRRVADHRGLDETLYLEGLDELVASGETLAQRLLARWRGSRREKVRLLLEHCGFGDGTEKRFSA